A genomic region of Pseudoalteromonas rubra contains the following coding sequences:
- a CDS encoding type IV pilin protein → MKRTSSTVLGFTLVEMMITIAILGILASIAYPSYSEYVRRAARAEAAATLLDAANKQEQYFVDNREYASSLAALGLPTTTENDYFSLEIELGDDLNTFVIRASASGGPLEDDTECTTLTINNLNIRGSTGSFAADRCWGR, encoded by the coding sequence ATGAAAAGAACTAGTAGCACTGTGCTGGGGTTTACCCTGGTTGAGATGATGATCACTATCGCGATCCTGGGGATCCTGGCCAGCATTGCCTACCCCAGTTATTCGGAGTATGTCAGGCGAGCGGCCAGAGCGGAGGCTGCGGCAACCTTGCTGGATGCAGCCAATAAGCAAGAGCAATATTTTGTCGATAACCGCGAGTATGCCAGTTCTCTGGCTGCGCTCGGATTACCAACAACTACGGAAAATGACTACTTTTCGCTGGAAATTGAGCTAGGCGATGATTTAAACACCTTTGTGATCAGAGCATCAGCTTCTGGTGGACCGTTAGAGGATGACACTGAGTGCACTACACTGACCATAAATAACCTCAATATTCGCGGTAGTACAGGCAGTTTCGCTGCCGATCGTTGTTGGGGCCGTTAA
- the glnB gene encoding nitrogen regulatory protein P-II, with translation MKKIEAIIKPFKLDDVREALSDIGITGMTVCEVKGFGRQKGHTELYRGAEYMVDFLPKVKLDIVLAEEDVDRAIDVILKTAQTGKIGDGKIFVTEVERVVRIRTGEEDEEAI, from the coding sequence ATGAAAAAGATAGAAGCCATCATTAAACCATTTAAGCTGGATGACGTTCGCGAGGCGCTGTCCGACATAGGTATTACCGGCATGACCGTGTGTGAAGTCAAGGGGTTTGGTCGACAAAAAGGGCACACCGAGCTGTATCGTGGCGCAGAGTATATGGTCGACTTTTTGCCAAAAGTGAAGCTGGATATTGTGCTTGCTGAAGAAGACGTAGATCGGGCTATCGACGTTATTTTGAAAACAGCGCAAACCGGTAAGATTGGTGACGGTAAAATCTTTGTCACTGAAGTGGAGCGGGTTGTCCGTATTCGTACCGGAGAAGAAGACGAAGAAGCGATCTAA
- a CDS encoding GspH/FimT family pseudopilin, whose protein sequence is MKKNTGFTLFELVITIAILGVLATLAFSFSGSLTTSTRAESYLRELKRTVTFARAQATATDEIIILCPATATLVETNSSFVCQDNWQANRVTVFLDRDNNGNYNTGTDDLLRVMERVPSNDGLTFPASSLRFDSSGRTAMLQASSFVYCPAATDFPNQQLEVSVVGSALYRGDTTLTCD, encoded by the coding sequence ATGAAAAAAAATACAGGCTTTACACTGTTTGAGTTAGTTATCACTATTGCTATTTTAGGTGTACTGGCCACGCTGGCCTTTTCGTTCAGCGGCAGCCTGACTACCTCAACCCGCGCTGAATCTTACCTGAGAGAATTAAAACGCACAGTGACCTTTGCCCGAGCGCAAGCAACGGCGACGGATGAGATCATCATTCTGTGCCCGGCCACTGCAACACTGGTTGAAACCAACAGTAGCTTCGTCTGCCAGGACAATTGGCAGGCTAACCGCGTTACCGTTTTTCTCGATAGGGACAATAATGGTAACTACAATACAGGCACCGATGACTTGCTCCGTGTCATGGAGCGAGTCCCGAGTAATGATGGCCTGACCTTCCCGGCATCCAGCTTACGCTTTGACTCAAGTGGCCGTACTGCGATGCTCCAGGCCAGCAGCTTTGTTTATTGCCCTGCCGCCACGGACTTTCCAAATCAACAACTGGAGGTAAGCGTTGTTGGCTCTGCACTATATCGGGGTGATACAACCCTGACTTGCGACTAA
- a CDS encoding GspH/FimT family pseudopilin, with the protein MKIGKQQGFTLFELLVCMALFSVLLLLAAPAVHSITELDRAKQALVALDRHLTLTRLHAVTHQAPVTICPLVNNQCTHLWHQELTVFMDRHERAAFDKQDVKLMVLSGIRDSDTLDYPRSAITFKHTGTLKGFGNGTFVYCTQRLSGAPIGLALSVSVVGRSRLRETKKCI; encoded by the coding sequence ATGAAAATAGGGAAGCAACAAGGGTTTACTCTGTTTGAATTACTCGTTTGCATGGCACTTTTTAGCGTGCTTTTGCTACTGGCGGCTCCCGCTGTACACTCTATTACCGAATTAGACAGAGCCAAACAAGCACTAGTCGCACTCGACAGACACCTGACTTTAACACGACTGCACGCGGTGACCCACCAGGCGCCAGTGACCATTTGCCCCCTGGTCAATAACCAATGTACGCATCTTTGGCATCAGGAGTTGACGGTCTTCATGGACCGCCACGAACGCGCTGCGTTTGACAAACAGGATGTGAAACTCATGGTGCTCTCGGGGATCCGTGACAGCGATACCCTGGATTATCCCAGATCGGCTATCACGTTTAAGCACACTGGTACACTGAAAGGATTTGGCAACGGCACGTTTGTGTATTGTACACAGCGACTTTCTGGTGCCCCTATCGGGCTGGCTTTGTCGGTCAGTGTGGTTGGCAGAAGCCGACTCAGAGAGACCAAAAAATGTATCTGA
- a CDS encoding outer membrane protein assembly factor BamD, which yields MIKTLGKRAFAIVLSASVLGLAACSSAPEQEEIERVPNKSVQALYEDAKQTLDSGLYARAIELLSAINSRYPFGPYSHQVQMDLVYAFYQTGNTEQALATVDRFLRLNPNHKNLDYMYYMRGLINIKADENGFQEYFGIDRADRDPNRTRVAFQDLSTLVKNYPQSAYVPEAKKRLAWLLNKMARYELKVANYYFEREAYLAAANRGKYVVEHFSQSSYLVPALEMMEKSYAMLGLDELSDNARKAKELNQQR from the coding sequence ATGATAAAGACGTTGGGAAAACGCGCTTTTGCAATAGTACTGAGCGCATCTGTATTAGGGTTAGCCGCTTGCTCATCCGCCCCAGAACAAGAAGAAATCGAACGCGTACCAAATAAATCTGTGCAGGCATTGTACGAAGACGCCAAGCAAACACTCGACTCAGGCCTGTATGCACGTGCCATTGAGCTCTTAAGCGCCATTAACTCTCGTTACCCCTTTGGTCCATACTCTCATCAAGTACAAATGGACCTGGTCTATGCTTTTTATCAAACAGGCAACACCGAGCAAGCTCTGGCGACAGTTGACCGCTTTTTACGCCTGAACCCCAATCATAAAAACCTCGATTACATGTATTACATGCGGGGCTTAATTAATATTAAAGCGGATGAGAACGGCTTTCAGGAATATTTCGGTATCGATCGCGCAGATCGAGACCCGAACCGTACACGTGTTGCTTTTCAGGACTTATCAACCCTGGTTAAAAACTACCCGCAAAGCGCCTATGTACCGGAAGCCAAAAAACGCCTGGCCTGGTTGCTTAACAAAATGGCCCGTTATGAGCTGAAAGTGGCCAACTATTACTTTGAACGTGAAGCCTACCTGGCGGCAGCCAATCGGGGTAAGTATGTGGTTGAGCATTTCTCACAGAGCAGCTATCTGGTGCCAGCACTTGAAATGATGGAAAAGAGTTACGCTATGTTAGGCCTTGATGAACTGAGCGACAATGCGCGCAAAGCAAAAGAGTTAAATCAACAGCGCTAA